One genomic region from Quercus robur chromosome 4, dhQueRobu3.1, whole genome shotgun sequence encodes:
- the LOC126720813 gene encoding probable glutathione S-transferase, giving the protein MADEVVLLDFWPSVFGMRVRIALAEKGIKYEYREQDIFNKSPLLLEMNPIHKKIPVLIHNGKPVCESLIIVQYIDEVWKDKCPLLPTDPYQRAHSRFWADFVDKKFYEVSKKVWTTKGEEKEAGKKEFFEIFMILEGELGDKPYFGGETFGFVDLSLIPFYSWFYAIETFGEFNMEAECPKIVAWAKRCLQIETVAKTLPDQKKVYEFVGQIRKRLGLE; this is encoded by the exons ATGGCAGACGAGGTGGTTCTGCTAGATTTCTGGCCCAGTGTGTTTGGGATGAGAGTCAGGATTGCACTGGCCGAGAAGGGTATCAAGTATGAGTACAGGGAGCAGGATATATTTAACAAGAGCCCTCTGCTTTTAGAGATGAACCCCATTCACAAGAAGATCCCAGTTCTCATCCACAACGGGAAACCGGTGTGTGAGTCCCTCATCATTGTTCAGTACATAGATGAGGTCTGGAAGGACAAGTGTCCATTGCTGCCCACTGATCCTTACCAGAGAGCTCATTCCAGGTTCTGGGCTGATTTTGTTGATAAGAAG TTTTATGAAGTTTCAAAGAAGGTATGGACCacaaaaggagaagaaaaagaagcaggCAAGAAGGAATTCTTTGAAATCTTCATGATATTGGAGGGAGAGCTTGGTGACAAGCCTTACTTTGGGGGTGAAACATTTGGGTTTGTGGACCTTTCTCTTATCCCCTTCTACAGTTGGTTCTATGCAATTGAGACCTTTGGAGAATTCAACATGGAGGCAGAGTGCCCCAAGATTGTTGCATGGGCTAAGAGGTGCTTGCAAATAGAGACTGTGGCCAAGACTCTTCCTGACCAGAAGAAGGTTTATGAGTTTGTTGGACAAATCAGGAAAAGGTTAGGCTTGGAGTAG